A window of Bradyrhizobium diazoefficiens genomic DNA:
CGGACGCGCGGAAGGCGCGATCGGCGAAATGGCAGGCGATGCCAAGACGCAGGCGTCGGGCAAGGCGCGGGAGGCTGCGGGCACGGTGCAGAATCTCTACGGTCAGGCCAAGGATGCCGTGCGCGAGGCCGGCGAGACTGCGGCCGGCTACGCCAAGGACGCCTACGACAACAGTGGCGAAACCCTTCGCGATGGCACGCAAGCCTTGTCGAAGAAGGTGCAGGACAATCCGCTCGGCGCGCTGCTGGTCGCCGGCGGCATCGGCTTCGCGCTCGCGCTCCTGATGTCGCGGCCCGCCCGCCGTCCGCCGCCGCGCTGGCGCAATTAGGGCTGACTGTTCCTGCACATTGCTCTGGTGCCCGGACGCGCTGTAGCGCTCAAGCGCTGCTGCGCAGAGCCGGGGCCCATTCTTTGTCGTGAATGCCGCTTCGTGGATGCGTGCTGGTTCCCGGCTCTGCGCCACGTTAGGGACACGAAACCTCAATTTAGCAAATTAGCGGACTTCCGCCGATCGCCCGACGTTGCCTGGCGGACGCGGGATCGCGGGATTCTGATTTGGATTGCGTGGCCCGGGCGCCGGCGCCAGTTGACGTGGCGGCGGCTGCGGCGAACCGAAGCCGAAGAAATCACGCAATGATCGTGTGGCCTGGGCCGGCTGCTGCGGCGGGACCGGCGGCTTCTTCGGCGCGAGCTTCGGCGGCGCGACCGTGGCGGCCGCTGCCGGCGGCGCGGTGGGATTGGCGGCGTTGCCGTCAGGCGTCGTCGTCGCCATCGGCGTATCGCCCTTGGCCTGCTCGCGGCCGACTTCGCGGCGTGGCCAGGCATAATCGTCGGCACGGCCGGCCGGGGCCGTCAGCGGCTCGCCTTTCACCATTGTCCTCGCGGCGAGCGCGTCGACGGCGGCGGGACGCGAGCCCGGTCCGCCCAGCAATTGATCGGTCGAGATCGAGGCTGCAACCAGCGGCACGATCGGGCCCGCCAGCGGCCGTGGCGCAGGCTTGCCGGGCTCGGCGCTGGTGTCGGGCGTCCCCGGCTCGCTCGGTAGCGCGATCGGGCCTGAGCGTCCCGCAAGCAGGCGCGTGATCTCGCGCTCGACGTAATGGGCGAGCTTGCGCGCGCCGGCTTTGGTGAAATAGACGCCGTCGGAACTGCGGAGCTGACGGATCTGGCCTTCGAAATCAGGGCCCTTGTGAAGGAAACGGCCGGCCTCGTCGACAAAGCCGTCCCAGACATCGACATAGGTAATGCCGGCCTTGGCTGCGCCTTCGCGATAGAGCGAATCCAGGAACAGCATGTCCGCCGTGCCCTTCTGCCCGCGGATGGCGGGCAGACCCACCCAGAGCACCGGCACGCCCTTGGCCTTGAGGACGTTGGCCAGCTCCTCGAACTT
This region includes:
- a CDS encoding CsbD family protein encodes the protein MDTDRIVGSANEYAGRAEGAIGEMAGDAKTQASGKAREAAGTVQNLYGQAKDAVREAGETAAGYAKDAYDNSGETLRDGTQALSKKVQDNPLGALLVAGGIGFALALLMSRPARRPPPRWRN
- a CDS encoding SGNH family hydrolase, which encodes MSKKSLFKALTATGPLIALGTALAILISIAGPASAQFFNFPGFGGPPQRAAPPPRHRGGGWFGGDFFAPFQQQQPQAPRQDFSRAPAPAKRDTIPDKNVLVIGDAMADWLAYGLEDAYNEQPDMGVIRKHRTTSGLIKYQPRGEPSDWAAAARGILETEKPDVIVVMLGLNDRIAIREPPADKADKDKDKKNEKGARSKPPGKPGETKPGNETAAKPDDKPADADLPQDDADNADTPAHEKTARNPNGLYEFRDERWIELYGKKFEELANVLKAKGVPVLWVGLPAIRGQKGTADMLFLDSLYREGAAKAGITYVDVWDGFVDEAGRFLHKGPDFEGQIRQLRSSDGVYFTKAGARKLAHYVEREITRLLAGRSGPIALPSEPGTPDTSAEPGKPAPRPLAGPIVPLVAASISTDQLLGGPGSRPAAVDALAARTMVKGEPLTAPAGRADDYAWPRREVGREQAKGDTPMATTTPDGNAANPTAPPAAAATVAPPKLAPKKPPVPPQQPAQATRSLRDFFGFGSPQPPPRQLAPAPGPRNPNQNPAIPRPPGNVGRSAEVR